One part of the Leclercia sp. LSNIH1 genome encodes these proteins:
- the catA gene encoding catechol 1,2-dioxygenase has product MSVNPVHQTELDTLLAISSGLNSTGGNDRLKNIMHQLLSDLCKTIKQFDVTDEEFWIAVNYLNALGGRQEAALLAAGLGLEHYLDMRADEKEAASGNDVGTPRTIEGPLYVANAPLSEGFARMDDGQEQGETLWLQGQVTDLNGKPVAGAIVDIWHANTLGGYSFFDPSQSEYNLRRRVRTGDDGRYAVRSIVPCGYGCPPDGPTQKLLTALGRHGNRPAHVHFLVSAPGYKHLTTQINLNGDEYLWDDFAFATRAELIADPVKVTDAAVAQARDLAGEHTEVNFNFTLVEAAESGEEERGKRARVKE; this is encoded by the coding sequence ATGTCTGTGAATCCCGTACATCAAACCGAACTGGATACCTTACTCGCAATCAGCAGCGGCTTAAATTCCACCGGCGGTAACGATCGTTTAAAGAACATCATGCACCAGCTGCTGAGCGATCTGTGCAAGACCATCAAGCAGTTCGACGTGACGGATGAAGAGTTCTGGATTGCGGTGAACTACCTTAACGCGCTGGGCGGACGCCAGGAGGCGGCGCTGCTGGCGGCGGGACTGGGTCTGGAGCACTATCTCGATATGCGCGCCGACGAGAAGGAAGCCGCATCCGGTAATGACGTGGGCACTCCGCGCACCATCGAGGGGCCGCTGTACGTCGCCAACGCCCCGCTGAGCGAAGGCTTTGCCCGCATGGATGACGGCCAGGAGCAGGGCGAAACCCTATGGTTGCAGGGCCAGGTGACCGATCTGAACGGTAAGCCAGTGGCAGGTGCGATCGTGGATATCTGGCACGCCAACACCCTCGGCGGCTACTCGTTCTTCGACCCGTCCCAGAGCGAATACAACCTGCGCCGCCGCGTGCGCACCGGGGATGATGGCCGCTACGCCGTGCGCAGCATCGTGCCGTGCGGCTACGGCTGCCCACCGGATGGGCCGACACAGAAGCTACTGACTGCGCTTGGCCGCCACGGCAACCGCCCGGCGCACGTACACTTCCTTGTATCCGCGCCGGGGTACAAGCATCTGACAACCCAGATCAACCTCAACGGGGATGAATACCTGTGGGATGACTTTGCCTTCGCGACCCGCGCGGAGCTGATTGCGGACCCGGTGAAGGTGACGGACGCGGCTGTGGCGCAGGCGCGGGATCTCGCAGGGGAGCATACGGAGGTGAACTTTAACTTTACGCTGGTGGAAGCGGCGGAGAGCGGGGAAGAGGAGAGAGGGAAGCGAGCGCGGGTTAAGGAGTGA
- the catC gene encoding muconolactone Delta-isomerase, translating into MLFKVEMTVNIPSSLPAAEVEAIKAKEKAYSQRLQREGKWPHIWRVVGQYANVSIFDVADNQELHDILTALPLYPWMEISVQPLCTHPSSIHHSQ; encoded by the coding sequence ATGCTTTTTAAAGTGGAAATGACCGTCAACATCCCGTCGTCGCTGCCGGCGGCAGAGGTGGAAGCGATCAAGGCGAAAGAGAAAGCCTACTCCCAGCGCTTACAGCGTGAAGGCAAGTGGCCGCACATCTGGCGCGTGGTCGGGCAGTACGCCAACGTCAGCATTTTTGACGTGGCGGACAACCAGGAGTTGCACGACATCCTGACCGCGCTGCCGCTCTACCCGTGGATGGAGATCAGCGTGCAACCTCTGTGTACGCATCCCTCATCCATTCATCACTCGCAATAA